The following are from one region of the Vitis riparia cultivar Riparia Gloire de Montpellier isolate 1030 chromosome 14, EGFV_Vit.rip_1.0, whole genome shotgun sequence genome:
- the LOC117930182 gene encoding uncharacterized protein LOC117930182 isoform X4, translating into MDQEVARFTFPELFSSLPKCVYSSSTSEDSQSPTDDEFPLFGFEFFDSAQIEKSLIKSIWRDDRAQFLTQSKRLFQNPENRESLEDDENRDSPELLDRSIVAKLLQWCCRFDSVDCATALLNGAVGMLPRINEMDENGRTALHTAAEAHAARCVELLLRKRARTDLKSKDGCSQLALELSLSSRRMDVLWNPDDAIEDLIVLLREKDLTAVKFLTEKTKDIAEVAYVTAMEGRVIALAALLVVAADKVNASILVLQSDGDLSSKEKTSIYECVVKEALSLGRTETSSSTTCKWKSEEVEKRALLLCEMELLQLFGAVAHNSCTERKVTSPLIRAAQAGDEAVINLLLKTSIEVDDTDAEGNSALQCSLKTSMASVAKQIRIVWLLLKHGARVSHRNKLGLNAIHIAAANVKNNYMDCAELLLRWGANSQVLNLRRQRPIDLAKSQEMRFMLSPTNIGLRHRAFPMQRKFTTYFHNHEMISETCESLPNVTEEGTLPESSRTCSIAKTGICRYFESPGGCVRGAKCFYAHGEDELRRLKQGTRTQHSSTIEELKRKIFVGGLPSSLDTADSLAKIFEEQFGSVEEAIVMGDQMGDQIHSRGFGFVIFKHEKSASDAVQAHYITIMGKQVEIKSAVPKCILFAELQTLPPQQEDQEQGQIIQFQPQAATPYEKNTDDGEPRQMSWVDKLLQNPPNTCFSEPQILLNSTTPNQSMPKWVRIFKRWLPSFLNDVSKRLKEGEWYPLSSLKADFRATCGQELDHTSLGYPKLSDFMRSFPGLCRMKIVPVGGRGPATHMVLQPNHQQQTQLLPMRCFSPTPSPLDDYDDGGSFDLKSLGEFLPVSYDNAGSLGGSFEDGDSLHGTLEESPAHKDAKHGVHPWFLEFLKPDTLQGQPWFRNENAAAGDDYKSKELRQQKRHLVLEALAREKNNTSVFFLREFDFYENYKSSVAQGKCFACNRSEMFWANFPCKHLLWCGNCKIHAIQAASILEHKCVVCDAQVQNIGPLPWTEKYQQICDVPNNDFPPFDPNPIRMYAHSMPTFSHKFPAGRNVLCLVPDELIAVGVSLCITKIAGTSHPFQNSYWYSFFFFFK; encoded by the exons atggatcaG GAAGTGGCAAGGTTCACGTTCCCAGAGCTATTTAGCTCTCTTCCGAAATGCGTCTATTCTTCATCTACCAGTGAAGATTCACAATCACCAACCGACGATGAGTTTCCATTGTTTGGATTCGAATTTTTTGACTCTGCGCAAATAGAGAagagcctcatcaaatcaatctGGAGGGATGACAGAGCTCAGTTTCTAACTCAATCAAAGCGACTCTTTCAGAACCCTGAGAATCGAGAGAGCTTGGAAGACGACGAAAACAGAGACTCACCAGAACTACTGGACCGAAGCATTGTTGCAAAGCTTCTGCAGTGGTGTTGCAGGTTTGATTCAGTGGACTGCGCCACAGCTTTGCTAAATGGAGCGGTTGGAATGTTGCCTCGCATCAACGAAATGGATGAAAACGGACGAACGGCACTGCATACGGCGGCGGAGGCTCACGCGGCCAGATGCGTCGAGCTTCTCCTACGCAAACGCGCTCGTACGGACCTCAAGTCCAAGGACGGTTGCTCACAGCTTGCTCTGGAGCTGTCTCTGTCTAGCAGAAG GATGGATGTACTGTGGAATCCAGATGACGCCATTGAAGACTTGATCGTTCTGCTTCGTGAAAAG GACCTAACGGCGGTAAAATTTCTGACGGAGAAAACAAAAGATATCGCGGAAGTCGCTTACGTGACCGCCATGGAGGGGCGTGTGATTGCGTTAGCTGCTCTGCTAGTGGTTGCCGCAGACAAGGTTAACGCTTCGATACTGGTGTTGCAAAGCGACGGGGACTTGAGTTCCAAGGAGAAGACCAGCATTTACGAATGCGTGGTTAAAGAGGCCTTATCTCTGGGCCGGACGGAGACCTCATCGTCGACCACATGCAAATGGAAAAGCGAGGAAGTGGAGAAGAGGGCACTCCTGCTATGCGAGATGGAGCTGCTTCAGCTCTTCGGAGCTGTAGCTCACAACAGTTGTACGGAAAGGAAGGTGACGTCACCTCTCATTCGTGCAGCCCAG GCTGGAGATGAAGCTGTAATCAATTTACTTCTTAAGACGAGTATAGAAGTTGACGACACAGATGCAGAAGGAAACTCTGCTCTTCAATGTTCCCTTAAGACGTCCATGGCCTCAGTTGCTAAGCAGATAAG AATTGTATGGCTCCTTCTAAAGCATGGTGCTCGAGTGAGCCACAGAAATAAATTGGGGCTAAATGCAATCCATATTGCTGCCGCAAATG TAAAGAACAATTATATGGACTGTGCTGAGCTTCTTTTGCGCTGGGGAGCAAATAGCCAAGTCCTCAACTTACG TAGACAAAGACCTATTGACTTGGCAAAGTCGCAAGAGATGCGGTTCATGCTAAGTCCAACCAATATTGGCCTTA GGCACCGAGCTTTCCCCATGCAACGGAAATTTACTACTTACTTCCATAACCATGAGATGATTTCAGAAACCTGTGAGTCACTCCCAAACGTGACAGAAGAAGGCACCCTTCCTGAGAG CTCTAGAACTTGCTCGATCGCAAAGACAGGAATCTGCAGATACTTTGAATCTCCAGGAGGTTGTGTGCGAGGGGCTAAGTGCTTCTATGCACATGGGGAAGATGAGCTTCGGCGGCTGAAGCAGGGAACAAGGACACAGCACTCAAGTACAATTGAGGAgcttaaaaggaaaatttttgtAGGAGGCCTGCCCTCTTCACTGGACACTG CAGACTCATTGGCTAAGATTTTTGAAGAACAATTTGGTTCAGTAGAAGAAGCCATAGTCATGGGTGATCAAATGGGCGACCAAATACACTCTCGAGGATTTGGTTTCGTCATCTTTAAACATGAGAAATCCGCCTCAGATGCTGTTCAAGCGCACTACATTACCATTATGGGCAAGCAAGTTGAGATAAAAAGTGCTGTTCCAAAATGCATATTATTTGCAGAGCTCCAAACACTACCACCTCAACAAGAAGATCAGGAACAAGGACAAATTATTCAGTTTCAGCCACAAGCAGCAACACCATATGAGAAGAATACTGATGATGGTGAACCTAGGCAGATGTCTTGGGTTGATAAATTACTCCAGAATCCGCCAAATACATGTTTCAGTGAACCTCAGATTCTTCTTAATTCTACAACTCCAAACCAAAGCATGCCTAAATGGGTCAGAATTTTCAAGAGGTGGCTTCCCAGCTTCTTAAATGATGTATCAAAGCGTCTTAAGGAGGGAGAGTGGTACCCCCTCTCTTCTCTAAAAGCTGATTTTAGGGCTACATGTGGCCAAGAACTGGATCACACCTCTCTGGGCTATCCCAAGCTTAGTGACTTCATGAGATCTTTCCCTGGCCTATGTCGCATGAAGATTGTCCCTGTAGGTGGACGAGGACCTGCCACTCACATGGTCCTCCAGCCTAACCATCAGCAACAGACCCAACTACTTCCAATGCGGTGTTTTTCTCCCACCCCTTCACCCCTTGATGACTATGATGATGGTGGTTCCTTTGATTTGAAGTCTCTTGGTGAATTTCTACCAGTTTCTTATGATAATGCTGGCTCCCTTGGTGGCAGCTTTGAGGATGGGGACTCACTCCATGGGACTCTTGAAGAGAGTCCTGCTCACAAGGATGCAAAACATGGTGTCCACCCATGGTTCTTGGAATTTTTAAAGCCAGATACACTCCAGGGTCAACCATGGTTTAGGAATGAAAATGCAGCTGCAGGAGATGATTATAAAAGCAAGGAGCTCAGGCAACAAAAAAGGCACCTGGTTCTAGAGGCCCTtgcaagagaaaaaaacaacacCTCTGTCTTCTTCTTGCGTGAGTTTGATTTTTATGAG AATTACAAGTCAAGTGTGGCTCAGGGAAAGTGCTTTGCATGCAATAGAAGTGAAATGTTCTGGGCTAATTTTCCGTGCAAACACTTGCTGTGGTGCGGCAACTGTAAGATACATGCTATTCAGGCAGCCAGCATTTTGGAGCACAAATGCGTGGTGTGTGATGCTCAAGTGCAGAATATTGGTCCACTCCCATGGACTGAGAAATATCAGCAAATCTGTGATGTCCCCAACAACGACTTCCCTCCTTTCGACCCTAACCCTATAAGAATGTACGCCCATTCCATGCCTACATTTTCCCACAAGT TCCCTGCAGGAAGAAATGTCCTTTGCTTAGTACCTGATGAACTAATTGCAGTCGGAGTTTCTCTATGCATAACTAAAATCGCAGGAACTTCTCACCCTTTCCAGAATTCATACTggtattccttttttttcttttttaagtga
- the LOC117930182 gene encoding uncharacterized protein LOC117930182 isoform X1: MDQEVARFTFPELFSSLPKCVYSSSTSEDSQSPTDDEFPLFGFEFFDSAQIEKSLIKSIWRDDRAQFLTQSKRLFQNPENRESLEDDENRDSPELLDRSIVAKLLQWCCRFDSVDCATALLNGAVGMLPRINEMDENGRTALHTAAEAHAARCVELLLRKRARTDLKSKDGCSQLALELSLSSRRMDVLWNPDDAIEDLIVLLREKDLTAVKFLTEKTKDIAEVAYVTAMEGRVIALAALLVVAADKVNASILVLQSDGDLSSKEKTSIYECVVKEALSLGRTETSSSTTCKWKSEEVEKRALLLCEMELLQLFGAVAHNSCTERKVTSPLIRAAQAGDEAVINLLLKTSIEVDDTDAEGNSALQCSLKTSMASVAKQIRIVWLLLKHGARVSHRNKLGLNAIHIAAANGTSEALHLLLLEEPDGVNATTEMKETPLFFAVKNNYMDCAELLLRWGANSQVLNLRRQRPIDLAKSQEMRFMLSPTNIGLRHRAFPMQRKFTTYFHNHEMISETCESLPNVTEEGTLPESSRTCSIAKTGICRYFESPGGCVRGAKCFYAHGEDELRRLKQGTRTQHSSTIEELKRKIFVGGLPSSLDTADSLAKIFEEQFGSVEEAIVMGDQMGDQIHSRGFGFVIFKHEKSASDAVQAHYITIMGKQVEIKSAVPKCILFAELQTLPPQQEDQEQGQIIQFQPQAATPYEKNTDDGEPRQMSWVDKLLQNPPNTCFSEPQILLNSTTPNQSMPKWVRIFKRWLPSFLNDVSKRLKEGEWYPLSSLKADFRATCGQELDHTSLGYPKLSDFMRSFPGLCRMKIVPVGGRGPATHMVLQPNHQQQTQLLPMRCFSPTPSPLDDYDDGGSFDLKSLGEFLPVSYDNAGSLGGSFEDGDSLHGTLEESPAHKDAKHGVHPWFLEFLKPDTLQGQPWFRNENAAAGDDYKSKELRQQKRHLVLEALAREKNNTSVFFLREFDFYENYKSSVAQGKCFACNRSEMFWANFPCKHLLWCGNCKIHAIQAASILEHKCVVCDAQVQNIGPLPWTEKYQQICDVPNNDFPPFDPNPIRMYAHSMPTFSHKFPAGRNVLCLVPDELIAVGVSLCITKIAGTSHPFQNSYWYSFFFFFK; encoded by the exons atggatcaG GAAGTGGCAAGGTTCACGTTCCCAGAGCTATTTAGCTCTCTTCCGAAATGCGTCTATTCTTCATCTACCAGTGAAGATTCACAATCACCAACCGACGATGAGTTTCCATTGTTTGGATTCGAATTTTTTGACTCTGCGCAAATAGAGAagagcctcatcaaatcaatctGGAGGGATGACAGAGCTCAGTTTCTAACTCAATCAAAGCGACTCTTTCAGAACCCTGAGAATCGAGAGAGCTTGGAAGACGACGAAAACAGAGACTCACCAGAACTACTGGACCGAAGCATTGTTGCAAAGCTTCTGCAGTGGTGTTGCAGGTTTGATTCAGTGGACTGCGCCACAGCTTTGCTAAATGGAGCGGTTGGAATGTTGCCTCGCATCAACGAAATGGATGAAAACGGACGAACGGCACTGCATACGGCGGCGGAGGCTCACGCGGCCAGATGCGTCGAGCTTCTCCTACGCAAACGCGCTCGTACGGACCTCAAGTCCAAGGACGGTTGCTCACAGCTTGCTCTGGAGCTGTCTCTGTCTAGCAGAAG GATGGATGTACTGTGGAATCCAGATGACGCCATTGAAGACTTGATCGTTCTGCTTCGTGAAAAG GACCTAACGGCGGTAAAATTTCTGACGGAGAAAACAAAAGATATCGCGGAAGTCGCTTACGTGACCGCCATGGAGGGGCGTGTGATTGCGTTAGCTGCTCTGCTAGTGGTTGCCGCAGACAAGGTTAACGCTTCGATACTGGTGTTGCAAAGCGACGGGGACTTGAGTTCCAAGGAGAAGACCAGCATTTACGAATGCGTGGTTAAAGAGGCCTTATCTCTGGGCCGGACGGAGACCTCATCGTCGACCACATGCAAATGGAAAAGCGAGGAAGTGGAGAAGAGGGCACTCCTGCTATGCGAGATGGAGCTGCTTCAGCTCTTCGGAGCTGTAGCTCACAACAGTTGTACGGAAAGGAAGGTGACGTCACCTCTCATTCGTGCAGCCCAG GCTGGAGATGAAGCTGTAATCAATTTACTTCTTAAGACGAGTATAGAAGTTGACGACACAGATGCAGAAGGAAACTCTGCTCTTCAATGTTCCCTTAAGACGTCCATGGCCTCAGTTGCTAAGCAGATAAG AATTGTATGGCTCCTTCTAAAGCATGGTGCTCGAGTGAGCCACAGAAATAAATTGGGGCTAAATGCAATCCATATTGCTGCCGCAAATGGTACTTCAGAGGCCCTCCAT TTGCTTCTACTGGAAGAGCCAGACGGTGTGAATGCAACAACTGAAATGAAAGAAACCCCACTATTTTTTGCAGTAAAGAACAATTATATGGACTGTGCTGAGCTTCTTTTGCGCTGGGGAGCAAATAGCCAAGTCCTCAACTTACG TAGACAAAGACCTATTGACTTGGCAAAGTCGCAAGAGATGCGGTTCATGCTAAGTCCAACCAATATTGGCCTTA GGCACCGAGCTTTCCCCATGCAACGGAAATTTACTACTTACTTCCATAACCATGAGATGATTTCAGAAACCTGTGAGTCACTCCCAAACGTGACAGAAGAAGGCACCCTTCCTGAGAG CTCTAGAACTTGCTCGATCGCAAAGACAGGAATCTGCAGATACTTTGAATCTCCAGGAGGTTGTGTGCGAGGGGCTAAGTGCTTCTATGCACATGGGGAAGATGAGCTTCGGCGGCTGAAGCAGGGAACAAGGACACAGCACTCAAGTACAATTGAGGAgcttaaaaggaaaatttttgtAGGAGGCCTGCCCTCTTCACTGGACACTG CAGACTCATTGGCTAAGATTTTTGAAGAACAATTTGGTTCAGTAGAAGAAGCCATAGTCATGGGTGATCAAATGGGCGACCAAATACACTCTCGAGGATTTGGTTTCGTCATCTTTAAACATGAGAAATCCGCCTCAGATGCTGTTCAAGCGCACTACATTACCATTATGGGCAAGCAAGTTGAGATAAAAAGTGCTGTTCCAAAATGCATATTATTTGCAGAGCTCCAAACACTACCACCTCAACAAGAAGATCAGGAACAAGGACAAATTATTCAGTTTCAGCCACAAGCAGCAACACCATATGAGAAGAATACTGATGATGGTGAACCTAGGCAGATGTCTTGGGTTGATAAATTACTCCAGAATCCGCCAAATACATGTTTCAGTGAACCTCAGATTCTTCTTAATTCTACAACTCCAAACCAAAGCATGCCTAAATGGGTCAGAATTTTCAAGAGGTGGCTTCCCAGCTTCTTAAATGATGTATCAAAGCGTCTTAAGGAGGGAGAGTGGTACCCCCTCTCTTCTCTAAAAGCTGATTTTAGGGCTACATGTGGCCAAGAACTGGATCACACCTCTCTGGGCTATCCCAAGCTTAGTGACTTCATGAGATCTTTCCCTGGCCTATGTCGCATGAAGATTGTCCCTGTAGGTGGACGAGGACCTGCCACTCACATGGTCCTCCAGCCTAACCATCAGCAACAGACCCAACTACTTCCAATGCGGTGTTTTTCTCCCACCCCTTCACCCCTTGATGACTATGATGATGGTGGTTCCTTTGATTTGAAGTCTCTTGGTGAATTTCTACCAGTTTCTTATGATAATGCTGGCTCCCTTGGTGGCAGCTTTGAGGATGGGGACTCACTCCATGGGACTCTTGAAGAGAGTCCTGCTCACAAGGATGCAAAACATGGTGTCCACCCATGGTTCTTGGAATTTTTAAAGCCAGATACACTCCAGGGTCAACCATGGTTTAGGAATGAAAATGCAGCTGCAGGAGATGATTATAAAAGCAAGGAGCTCAGGCAACAAAAAAGGCACCTGGTTCTAGAGGCCCTtgcaagagaaaaaaacaacacCTCTGTCTTCTTCTTGCGTGAGTTTGATTTTTATGAG AATTACAAGTCAAGTGTGGCTCAGGGAAAGTGCTTTGCATGCAATAGAAGTGAAATGTTCTGGGCTAATTTTCCGTGCAAACACTTGCTGTGGTGCGGCAACTGTAAGATACATGCTATTCAGGCAGCCAGCATTTTGGAGCACAAATGCGTGGTGTGTGATGCTCAAGTGCAGAATATTGGTCCACTCCCATGGACTGAGAAATATCAGCAAATCTGTGATGTCCCCAACAACGACTTCCCTCCTTTCGACCCTAACCCTATAAGAATGTACGCCCATTCCATGCCTACATTTTCCCACAAGT TCCCTGCAGGAAGAAATGTCCTTTGCTTAGTACCTGATGAACTAATTGCAGTCGGAGTTTCTCTATGCATAACTAAAATCGCAGGAACTTCTCACCCTTTCCAGAATTCATACTggtattccttttttttcttttttaagtga
- the LOC117930182 gene encoding uncharacterized protein LOC117930182 isoform X2, producing MDQEVARFTFPELFSSLPKCVYSSSTSEDSQSPTDDEFPLFGFEFFDSAQIEKSLIKSIWRDDRAQFLTQSKRLFQNPENRESLEDDENRDSPELLDRSIVAKLLQWCCRFDSVDCATALLNGAVGMLPRINEMDENGRTALHTAAEAHAARCVELLLRKRARTDLKSKDGCSQLALELSLSSRRMDVLWNPDDAIEDLIVLLREKDLTAVKFLTEKTKDIAEVAYVTAMEGRVIALAALLVVAADKVNASILVLQSDGDLSSKEKTSIYECVVKEALSLGRTETSSSTTCKWKSEEVEKRALLLCEMELLQLFGAVAHNSCTERKVTSPLIRAAQAGDEAVINLLLKTSIEVDDTDAEGNSALQCSLKTSMASVAKQIRIVWLLLKHGARVSHRNKLGLNAIHIAAANGTSEALHLLLLEEPDGVNATTEMKETPLFFAVKNNYMDCAELLLRWGANSQVLNLRRQRPIDLAKSQEMRFMLSPTNIGLRHRAFPMQRKFTTYFHNHEMISETCESLPNVTEEGTLPESSRTCSIAKTGICRYFESPGGCVRGAKCFYAHGEDELRRLKQGTRTQHSSTIEELKRKIFVGGLPSSLDTDSLAKIFEEQFGSVEEAIVMGDQMGDQIHSRGFGFVIFKHEKSASDAVQAHYITIMGKQVEIKSAVPKCILFAELQTLPPQQEDQEQGQIIQFQPQAATPYEKNTDDGEPRQMSWVDKLLQNPPNTCFSEPQILLNSTTPNQSMPKWVRIFKRWLPSFLNDVSKRLKEGEWYPLSSLKADFRATCGQELDHTSLGYPKLSDFMRSFPGLCRMKIVPVGGRGPATHMVLQPNHQQQTQLLPMRCFSPTPSPLDDYDDGGSFDLKSLGEFLPVSYDNAGSLGGSFEDGDSLHGTLEESPAHKDAKHGVHPWFLEFLKPDTLQGQPWFRNENAAAGDDYKSKELRQQKRHLVLEALAREKNNTSVFFLREFDFYENYKSSVAQGKCFACNRSEMFWANFPCKHLLWCGNCKIHAIQAASILEHKCVVCDAQVQNIGPLPWTEKYQQICDVPNNDFPPFDPNPIRMYAHSMPTFSHKFPAGRNVLCLVPDELIAVGVSLCITKIAGTSHPFQNSYWYSFFFFFK from the exons atggatcaG GAAGTGGCAAGGTTCACGTTCCCAGAGCTATTTAGCTCTCTTCCGAAATGCGTCTATTCTTCATCTACCAGTGAAGATTCACAATCACCAACCGACGATGAGTTTCCATTGTTTGGATTCGAATTTTTTGACTCTGCGCAAATAGAGAagagcctcatcaaatcaatctGGAGGGATGACAGAGCTCAGTTTCTAACTCAATCAAAGCGACTCTTTCAGAACCCTGAGAATCGAGAGAGCTTGGAAGACGACGAAAACAGAGACTCACCAGAACTACTGGACCGAAGCATTGTTGCAAAGCTTCTGCAGTGGTGTTGCAGGTTTGATTCAGTGGACTGCGCCACAGCTTTGCTAAATGGAGCGGTTGGAATGTTGCCTCGCATCAACGAAATGGATGAAAACGGACGAACGGCACTGCATACGGCGGCGGAGGCTCACGCGGCCAGATGCGTCGAGCTTCTCCTACGCAAACGCGCTCGTACGGACCTCAAGTCCAAGGACGGTTGCTCACAGCTTGCTCTGGAGCTGTCTCTGTCTAGCAGAAG GATGGATGTACTGTGGAATCCAGATGACGCCATTGAAGACTTGATCGTTCTGCTTCGTGAAAAG GACCTAACGGCGGTAAAATTTCTGACGGAGAAAACAAAAGATATCGCGGAAGTCGCTTACGTGACCGCCATGGAGGGGCGTGTGATTGCGTTAGCTGCTCTGCTAGTGGTTGCCGCAGACAAGGTTAACGCTTCGATACTGGTGTTGCAAAGCGACGGGGACTTGAGTTCCAAGGAGAAGACCAGCATTTACGAATGCGTGGTTAAAGAGGCCTTATCTCTGGGCCGGACGGAGACCTCATCGTCGACCACATGCAAATGGAAAAGCGAGGAAGTGGAGAAGAGGGCACTCCTGCTATGCGAGATGGAGCTGCTTCAGCTCTTCGGAGCTGTAGCTCACAACAGTTGTACGGAAAGGAAGGTGACGTCACCTCTCATTCGTGCAGCCCAG GCTGGAGATGAAGCTGTAATCAATTTACTTCTTAAGACGAGTATAGAAGTTGACGACACAGATGCAGAAGGAAACTCTGCTCTTCAATGTTCCCTTAAGACGTCCATGGCCTCAGTTGCTAAGCAGATAAG AATTGTATGGCTCCTTCTAAAGCATGGTGCTCGAGTGAGCCACAGAAATAAATTGGGGCTAAATGCAATCCATATTGCTGCCGCAAATGGTACTTCAGAGGCCCTCCAT TTGCTTCTACTGGAAGAGCCAGACGGTGTGAATGCAACAACTGAAATGAAAGAAACCCCACTATTTTTTGCAGTAAAGAACAATTATATGGACTGTGCTGAGCTTCTTTTGCGCTGGGGAGCAAATAGCCAAGTCCTCAACTTACG TAGACAAAGACCTATTGACTTGGCAAAGTCGCAAGAGATGCGGTTCATGCTAAGTCCAACCAATATTGGCCTTA GGCACCGAGCTTTCCCCATGCAACGGAAATTTACTACTTACTTCCATAACCATGAGATGATTTCAGAAACCTGTGAGTCACTCCCAAACGTGACAGAAGAAGGCACCCTTCCTGAGAG CTCTAGAACTTGCTCGATCGCAAAGACAGGAATCTGCAGATACTTTGAATCTCCAGGAGGTTGTGTGCGAGGGGCTAAGTGCTTCTATGCACATGGGGAAGATGAGCTTCGGCGGCTGAAGCAGGGAACAAGGACACAGCACTCAAGTACAATTGAGGAgcttaaaaggaaaatttttgtAGGAGGCCTGCCCTCTTCACTGGACACTG ACTCATTGGCTAAGATTTTTGAAGAACAATTTGGTTCAGTAGAAGAAGCCATAGTCATGGGTGATCAAATGGGCGACCAAATACACTCTCGAGGATTTGGTTTCGTCATCTTTAAACATGAGAAATCCGCCTCAGATGCTGTTCAAGCGCACTACATTACCATTATGGGCAAGCAAGTTGAGATAAAAAGTGCTGTTCCAAAATGCATATTATTTGCAGAGCTCCAAACACTACCACCTCAACAAGAAGATCAGGAACAAGGACAAATTATTCAGTTTCAGCCACAAGCAGCAACACCATATGAGAAGAATACTGATGATGGTGAACCTAGGCAGATGTCTTGGGTTGATAAATTACTCCAGAATCCGCCAAATACATGTTTCAGTGAACCTCAGATTCTTCTTAATTCTACAACTCCAAACCAAAGCATGCCTAAATGGGTCAGAATTTTCAAGAGGTGGCTTCCCAGCTTCTTAAATGATGTATCAAAGCGTCTTAAGGAGGGAGAGTGGTACCCCCTCTCTTCTCTAAAAGCTGATTTTAGGGCTACATGTGGCCAAGAACTGGATCACACCTCTCTGGGCTATCCCAAGCTTAGTGACTTCATGAGATCTTTCCCTGGCCTATGTCGCATGAAGATTGTCCCTGTAGGTGGACGAGGACCTGCCACTCACATGGTCCTCCAGCCTAACCATCAGCAACAGACCCAACTACTTCCAATGCGGTGTTTTTCTCCCACCCCTTCACCCCTTGATGACTATGATGATGGTGGTTCCTTTGATTTGAAGTCTCTTGGTGAATTTCTACCAGTTTCTTATGATAATGCTGGCTCCCTTGGTGGCAGCTTTGAGGATGGGGACTCACTCCATGGGACTCTTGAAGAGAGTCCTGCTCACAAGGATGCAAAACATGGTGTCCACCCATGGTTCTTGGAATTTTTAAAGCCAGATACACTCCAGGGTCAACCATGGTTTAGGAATGAAAATGCAGCTGCAGGAGATGATTATAAAAGCAAGGAGCTCAGGCAACAAAAAAGGCACCTGGTTCTAGAGGCCCTtgcaagagaaaaaaacaacacCTCTGTCTTCTTCTTGCGTGAGTTTGATTTTTATGAG AATTACAAGTCAAGTGTGGCTCAGGGAAAGTGCTTTGCATGCAATAGAAGTGAAATGTTCTGGGCTAATTTTCCGTGCAAACACTTGCTGTGGTGCGGCAACTGTAAGATACATGCTATTCAGGCAGCCAGCATTTTGGAGCACAAATGCGTGGTGTGTGATGCTCAAGTGCAGAATATTGGTCCACTCCCATGGACTGAGAAATATCAGCAAATCTGTGATGTCCCCAACAACGACTTCCCTCCTTTCGACCCTAACCCTATAAGAATGTACGCCCATTCCATGCCTACATTTTCCCACAAGT TCCCTGCAGGAAGAAATGTCCTTTGCTTAGTACCTGATGAACTAATTGCAGTCGGAGTTTCTCTATGCATAACTAAAATCGCAGGAACTTCTCACCCTTTCCAGAATTCATACTggtattccttttttttcttttttaagtga